A region of Nerophis ophidion isolate RoL-2023_Sa linkage group LG28, RoL_Noph_v1.0, whole genome shotgun sequence DNA encodes the following proteins:
- the LOC133545404 gene encoding gastrula zinc finger protein XlCGF57.1-like — translation MKARQEKRSLQQQENPQPPHIKEEEEDLWVTQEEKFLPGQEEADLSKFPLTVVSVKTEEHEDKPPESSQLHHSPNVCEEHLLSEQQKWSFRMDKEEPQPFHIKEEEEAPHTLQMQREGNNPLTFHFKEEEEEHSVSQQGEHLEELEEVDVTKMPVTGVHVKSEGDEVKGESEERGGGEPPSSSSTQHMTTEADGDHCGGSQADKLLAPLSDSEDTTSHSPDTDDEDSKDDKTCHTDNTRFTCSLCDKTFKDHRNLKRHMSTHTGEKPFSCSECGRYFRLKHMLKVHMRTHTGEKPYLCSICGKDFTQKQHLKIHMRIHTGKKLFSCSICGKDFTHRHYLKIHLRIHSGEKPFSCSECGKSFVINQSLKVHMRTHTGEKPFSCSICGKDFTQREHFKAHMRIHTGEKPFSCSICGKGFTRIDHFKTHMRIHNGEKPFSCSICGKDFTRRDHLKKHMRIHTGEKTFSCSECGKSFVSNRSLKVHLRTHTGEKPFECSVCGKSYIERQQLKSHMIMHSGEKPYSCSSCNKSFGHLNTLTVHMRTHTGEKVLSCSVCGERFSYKYQCRKHKCAGENSSSK, via the exons atgaaagCTCGTCAAGAAAAACGttcccttcagcagcaggagaatccacagcccccccacattaaagaggaagaggaggatctctGGGTTACTCAGGAGGAAAAGTTTCTTCCAGGGCAGGAGGAGGcggatctcagcaagtttccactgactgttgtctctgtgaagactgaagagcatgaagacaaaccacctgagtcctcacagcttcatcacagtccaa acgtctgtgaagaacatcttctctctgagcaacagaagtggagcttcaggatggacaaggaggagccacagcctTTCCACATCAAGGAGGAAGAAGAGGCGCCACATACATTGCAAATGCAAAGGGAAGGAAATAACCCACTGACCttccattttaaagaggaagaggaggaacacagcgtcagtcagcagggagagcatcttgaagaactggaggaggttgatgtcaccaagatgccagtgactggtgtccatgtgaagagtgaaggtgatgaggtcaaaggtgaaagtgaggagaggggagggggggagcctccaagcagcagctcaacacaacacatgacaacagaagctgatggagaccactgtggaggatcacaagcagacaagctcttagctccactatcagatagtgaggacacaacgtcacactctcctgacactgatgatgaagactctaaagatgataagacatgtcacactgacaacacacgcttcacatgttctctctgtgacaaaaCTTTCAAAGACCATCgtaatctgaaaagacacatgagtacacacaccgGTGAGAAAcccttttcctgctcagaatgtggtagatATTTTAGACtaaaacacatgctgaaagtacacatgagaacacacactggagaaaaaccttatttatgttcaatctgcggtaaagattttactcaaaagcaacatttgaaaatacacatgagaatacacactggaaaaaaacttttttcatgttcaatctgcggtaaagattttactcacaGGCACTACTTGAAAATACACCTGAGAATACAcagtggagaaaaacctttttcctgctcagaatgtggtaaaagttttgtaataaatcaaagtttaaaagtacatatgagaacacacactggagaaaaacctttttcatgttcaatctgcggtaaagattttactcaaagggaGCATTTCAAAgcgcacatgagaatacacactggagaaaaacctttttcatgttcaatctgcggtaaaggttttacacgaattgaccatttcaaaacacacatgagaatacacaatggagaaaaacctttttcatgttcaatctgtgggaaagattttactcgaagggaccatttgaaaaaacacatgagaatacacactggagaaaaaactttttcctgttcagaatgtggtaaaagttttgtatcaaatcgaagtttaaaagtacacttaagaacacacactggtgaaaaaccgtttgaatgttcagtatgtggtaaaagttatatagaaagacagcaattaaaatcacacatgataatgcactctggtgaaaaaccatactcctgttcaagctgcaacaaaagctttggtcacctaaacactcttacagtacacatgagaacacacacaggagagaaagtgttgagttgcagtgtgtgtggtgaaagattctcttataagtaccagtgtaggaaacacaagtgtgctggtgagaacagcagcagcaaatga